The following proteins come from a genomic window of Aspergillus oryzae RIB40 DNA, chromosome 4:
- a CDS encoding SF3a splicing factor complex subunit PRP9 (splicing factor 3a, subunit 3), with amino-acid sequence MLLEDQRFIHEDLERLEQAIADRVADEPRNIKDRLARDHEIAQFLDRIDEQSKRLLDIYKDADGAREKEIQAISTGDQFEEFYTQLNEIKDFHKRYPNEPVENLERAYKRHEGEPIGMDIDNLFTGEEGFGQFLDLTKAHEDYLNLPGVKRLTYVQYLEVFDAFTPPQMLIKRPNKLSDRYFQYVGELAAYLEGFIKKTRPLQDSDKLFGSFDEEFEKQWAANEVPGWSEETAQNGAQGPQTEGSGEGIWCAACEKEFKNENVYKNHLTGKKHIRAAEAKKASGDSGEKSAAANGVSAVASRLKERAVAEREHRVRSLAKVLDAERQATRTNVERKQGMTERERQMELEALLAESENAGGDRAGDQSDDDGDDRIYNPLKLPLAWDGKPIPYWLYKLHGLGVEYPCEICGNFVYMGRRAFDKHFSEGLHIWGLKCLGITSNTNLFREITRIEDALRLWEKLEHDRKKDKDSRDNVVQMEDAEGNVMPERIYLDLQKQGIL; translated from the exons ATGCTTCTCGAAGACCAGAGATTCATCCACGAGGATCTGGAGAGACTAGAGCAGGCGATTGCGGATCGCGTTGCCGATGAGCCTCGTAAC ATCAAGGATCGCTTAGCTCGCGACCATGAAATCGCTCAGTTTCTGGACCGCATAGACGAACAGTCGAAGAGACTACTAGACATCTACAAAGACGCGGACGGCGCACGCGAGAAGGAGATCCAGGCTATCTCGACCGGCGACCAATTCGAGGAGTTTTATACGCAACTAAACGAGATCAAAGATTTTCACAAGCGCTATCCCAATGAGCCCGTGGAGAACTTGGAGCGAGCATACAAACGCCATGAGGGCGAGCCGATCGGAATGGACATCGATAACCTGTTTACGGGTGAAGAAGGCTTCGGACAATTTTTGGACCTTACAAAAGCGCACGAAGATTACCTGAACCTGCCTGGCGTTAAGAGATTAACGTACGTTCAGTACCTCGAGGTGTTTGACGCTTTCACGCCCCCGCAGATGCTTATCAAGCGGCCCAATAAGCTTTCCGATAGGTATTTTCAGTATGTTGGAGAGCTTGCGGCATACTTGGAGGGGTTTATCAAGAAGACTAGGCCGCTGCAGGACTCGGATAAGCTTTTTGGTAGCTTTgatgaggagtttgagaagCAGTGGGCGGCTAATGAGGTCCCTGGGTGGTCGGAGGAGACGGCTCAGAATGGTGCTCAGGGCCCGCAGACTGAAGGATCTGGAGAGGGTATCTGGTGCGCTGCGTGTGAAAAGGAGTTTAAGAACGAGAACGTCTACAAGAATCACTTGACAGGCAAGAAACACATTCGCGCCGCCGAGGCCAAAAAGGCTTCCGGTGACTCTGGCGAGAagtcagcagcagcaaatgGTGTTTCGGCCGTTGCTTCTCGTTTGAAGGAACGCGCTGTGGCAGAGCGTGAGCACCGTGTTCGGTCGTTGGCGAAGGTGTTGGACGCTGAGCGTCAAGCCACGCGGACCAACGTTGAGCGGAAGCAGGGTATGACTGAGAGAGAACGTCAGATGGAACTCGAAGCGCTGCTCGCAGAATCCGAAAATGCTGGCGGTGATCGTGCAGGCGATCAATCtgacgatgatggagatgaccgGATTTACAACCCGCTTAAGCTGCCGCTTGCTTGGGATGGAAAGCCCATTCCTTACTGGCTGTACAAGCTGCACGGTTTGGGTGTTGAGTACCCCTGTGAGATTTGCGGCAACTTCGTGTACATGGGTCGTCGCGCCTTTGACAAGCACTTCTCGGAAGGCTTGCATATCTGGGGTCTAAAGTGTCTGGGTATCACCTCGAATACGAACCTTTTCCGCGAGATCACCAGGATCGAGGACGCCCTTCGATTGTGGGAAAAGCTTGAGCATGACCGCAAGAAAGATAAGGACAGCCGCGACAACGTGGTGCAGATGGAGGACGCAGAGGGCAACGTGATGCCAGAAAGGATCTACTTGGA TCTGCAAAAGCAGGGCATCCTGTAG
- a CDS encoding ATP-dependent RNA helicase eIF4A (predicted ATP-dependent RNA helicase FAL1, involved in rRNA maturation, DEAD-box superfamily): MYTDKGANSDRMEFNTSKEVTVAPTFEDMHLKESLLRGIYAYGYESPSAVQSRAIVQICKGRDTIAQAQSGTGKTATFSISILQVIDTVVRESQALVLSPTRELATQIQSVIMALGDYMNVQCHACIGGTNIGEDIRKLDYGQHVVSGTPGRVADMIRRRHLRTRHIKMLVLDEADELLNRGFREQIYDVYRYLPPATQVVVVSATLPYDVLDMTTKFMTDPVRVLVKRDELTLEGIKQYFIAVEKEEWKFDTLCDLYDTLTITQAVIFCNTRRKVDWLTDKMREANFTVSSMHGEMPQKERDSIMQDFRQGNSRVLISTDVWARGIDVQQVSLVINYDLPTNRENYIHRIGRSGRFGRKGVAINFVTSDDVRILRDIELYYSTQIDEMPMNVADLLS; encoded by the exons ATGTATACTGACAAAGGCGCAAACTCAGACCGCATGGAGTTCAACACCTCCAAGGAGGTCACGGTTGCTCCTACCTTCGAGGACATGCACTTGAAGGAGAGCCTCCTGCGCGGTATCTACGCTTACGGCTACGAGTCTCCATCGGCAGTGCAATCGCGAGCCATCGTGCAGATCTGCAAAGGCCGCGACACGATTGCCCAGGCGCAGTCCGGTACAGGTAAAACGGCTACCTTCTCGATCAGTATCCTGCAGGTCATCGACACCGTTGTGCGCGAGAGTCAAGCGCTCGTGCTATCCCCGACTCGCGAACTTGCCACGCAGATCCAGTCCGTCATCATGGCGCTCGGCGACTACATGAACGTGCAATGCCACGCCTGCATCGGAGGCACGAATATCGGCGAGGACATCCGGAAGCTGGACTACGGACAGCACGTCGTTTCCGGTACGCCTGGTCGTGTCGCGGATATGATCCGTCGGCGCCACCTGCGCACCCGCCACATCaagatgctggtgctggatGAAGCCGACGAGCTGCTCAACCGCGGTTTCCGTGAACAGATCTACGACGTCTACCGCTACCTGCCCCCGGCCACGCAGGTGGTGGTCGTCTCCGCGACCCTCCCCTACGACGTCCTGGACATGACGACGAAGTTCATGACCGACCCCGTGCGTGTGCTGGTCAAGCGTGACGAGTTGACCCTGGAAGGCATTAAGCAGTACTTCAtcgcggtggagaaggaagaatggaaatTCGACACCTTGTGTGATCTCTACGATACACTCACCATCACCCAGGCCGTGATCTTCTGCAACACGCGCCGCAAGGTCGACTGGCTGACGGACAAGATGCGCGAGGCCAACTTCACCGTGTCCAGCATGCACGGCGAGATGCCCCAGAAGGAACGTGACAGTATCATGCAGGACTTCCGCCAGGGTAACTCGCGAGTGCTTATCTCGACCGACGTCTGGGCCCGTGGTATCGACGTCCAACAGGTCTCCCTGGTCATCAACTATGATCTCCCCACCAACCGTGAAAACTACATCCACCGTATCGGTCGTAGCGGTCGTTTCGGAAGGAAGGGTGTCGCCATCAACTTCGTTACCAGCGATGACGTGCGGATCCTCCGTGATATCGAATTGTACTACTCCACACAGATCGATGAGATGCCTATGAACG TCGCCGATCTCCTCTCATAA
- a CDS encoding uncharacterized protein (WD40 repeat-containing protein), whose protein sequence is MRISFFFLFSILPLHVWPQTSLRGSGAGDALSQVKGQIYQAFDLADHPFTYIPSSTAPDRPDPPIPIEPTSSYPRSAAASDNILSSSRSDPSVDSSYPAVGASGNFYLSSTRRRRRPSTPGVSESNIDGTGGLTGDHTASEAGISEQRVVYANTAEGHSPSPKRRRLTNMRPDGVSSANGPSHVSNGSVASPSHKVGLSHSLNGQASHASSNGDLQTNGVQKSSAVPPSYFGHDREEVTRILIQSLYELGYNGAASLLSKESGYQLESPAVAAFRGAVLAGRWAEAERILVQSFYPDGTRRTTSGDGDLPTKERLVLVESADMNEMLFYLRQQKFLELLEARNLSAALTVLRHELTPLNYDIGRLHALSSLLMCPPEHLHDQAGWDGSITSSRERLLSELSKSISPSVMIPDNRLAILLDHVKQNQINQCLYHNTATPPSLYSDHMCDRADFPSRPGIELSQHSDEVWYCQFSHDGTKLVTAGRDHSVIIYDTSTFAVLHKLMEHDDGVAHACWSPDDSKLITCSQDKKARVWSVDTGRCLLTINHHRQPVTAAAWAADGDSFVTASLDKDSHLCHWSMRGHALHMWQGDFRVQDCAITPDGRRLIAADVEEKIHVYDFLTHEEEYCLALKSKPTSVAVSKDSRHMLVNLSEGQIQLIDIDTTDVIRRFQGQKQGSFVIRSAFGGAAENFVVSGSEDSRVYVWHKENGTLVETLEGHIAGCVNAISWNPTNPGLFASAGDDCLVRIWTRERDANSHTTARTQRPTSASGFARTSALRSTMSF, encoded by the exons ATGAG aatttcttttttctttcttttttccattttacCTTTGCATGTCTGGCCTCAAACATCCCTGAGAGGGTCTGGTGCAGGTGATGCGTTG AGCCAGGTGAAAGGGCAGATCTACCAAGCATTCGATCTGGCAGACCATCCCTTCACCTATAtaccctcctccaccgctCCCGACCGCCCTGACCCTCCTATCCCCATTGAACCTACGTCGTCCTACCCGAGAAGCGCTGCCGCTTCCGATAACATCCTGTCGTCATCCCGCTCAGATCCCTCCGTCGACAGCTCTTACCCGGCCGTCGGTGCTTCTGGGAATTTCTATCTGTCGTCCActcgccgccgccgccgcccgAGTACCCCTGGTGTATCTGAATCCAACATCGACGGAACAGGAGGCCTGACCGGAGATCATACGGCAAGCGAAGCCGGCATCTCGGAACAAAGAGTCGTATACGCAAATACCGCAGAGGGCCACTCGCCGTCCCCCAAGCGCAGGCGCCTGACAAATATGCGTCCCGATGGAGTTTCAAGTGCAAATGGCCCTTCCCACGTTTCTAACGGCTCCGTTGCCTCGCCGTCTCACAAGGTGGGTCTTTCCCACTCCCTGAACGGCCAGGCTTCGCACGCTTCCTCTAACGGCGACCTTCAGACGAATGGAGTACAGAAGTCCTCGGCCGTCCCTCCATCCTATTTCGGGCATGACCGCGAAGAAGTGACACGCATCCTCATTCAAAGTTTGTACGAGCTTGGTTATAATGGAGCAGCTTCACTATTGAGCAAGGAGAGTGGTTATCAGTTGGAGAGCCCGGCAGTTGCTGCATTCAGAGGTGCAGTGCTTGCAGGACGTTGGGCGGAGGCGGAGCGAATTTTGGTACAGTCATTTTATCCGGACGGGACAAGGCGGACGACGAGCGGCGACGGTGACCTTCCGACGAAGGAGAGGTTGGTATTGGTGGAAAGTGCGGACATGAATGAGATGCTCTTCTACCTGCGACAGCAGAAGTTTTTGGAATTGCTAGAGGCTCGTAATCTTTCTGCGGCTCTGACCGTTCTTCGGCATGAGTTGACTCCGCTTAATTATGATATCGGGCGCCTACATGCTCTATCTAG CCTTCTTATGTGCCCCCCGGAACATCTTCATGATCAAGCCGGCTGGGATGGCTCGATAACTTCTTCTCGTGAGAGATTGCTATCGGAATTATCAA AATCTATATCGCCGTCAGTCATGATTCCTGACAACCGTCTTGCGATATTACTGGATCATGTCAAGCAAAATCAGATCAACCAGTGCTTATACCACAACACAGCAACTCCACCATCGTTATATTCTGATCACATGTGCGATCGAGCGGACTTCCCGTCTCGACCGGGGATTGAATTAAGTCAGCATTCGGATGAGGTCTGGTACTGTCAATTCTCTCATGATGGCACAAAGTTAGTCACGGCAGGCCGCGACCACAGTGTCATTATCTACGATACCAGCACTTTTGCTGTGCTGCATAAATTGATGGAGCATGATGACGGTGTTGCACATGCTTGTTGGAGCCCGGATGACTCGAAACTCATCACTTGCTCTCAGGATAAAAAGGCCCGTGTGTGGAGTGTGGAT ACTGGGCGATGCCTATTGACCATTaatcatcatcgacagccGGTTACAGCTGCAGCCTGGGCTGCAGACGGGGACTCTTTTGTAACAGCCTCTCTTGACAAGGACTCGCACCTATGTCATTGGAGTATGCGCGGCCACGCTCTGCACATGTGGCAGGGTGACTTCCGTGTACAGGATTGTGCCATCACGCCTGATGGACGACGCCTAATCGCTGccgatgttgaagagaagatccACGTGTATGACTTCCTCACCCACGAGGAGGAATATTGCCTGGCCTTGAAGAGCAAGCCCACATCGGTTGCAGTCAGCAAAGATTCCCGCCACATGCTTGTGAACTTATCAGAAGGTCAAATACAACTCATTGATATTGACACGACCGATGTAATCCGACGtttccaaggccaaaaaCAGGGGTCTTTTGTCATTCGGAGTGCTTTCGGAGGAGCTGCAGAGAATTTTGTCGTTAGTGGAAGTGAAG ACTCTCGAGTTTATGTTTGgcacaaagaaaatgggACTCTGGTAGAAACTCTGGAGGGTCACATTGCTGGGTGTGTCAACGCAATCTCCTGGAACCCTACAAACCCCGGATTGTTCGCGTCCGCAGGCGATGATTGCTTGGTTAGAAT TTGGACCCGGGAGCGCGACGCGAACTCTCATACTACGGCTCGTACACAACGACCGACATCGGCCAGCGGTTTCGCCCGCACGAGTGCTCTACGATCAACAATGAGCTTCTAA
- a CDS encoding Auxin Efflux Carrier superfamily (predicted protein) has product MADGGIVVPLVGALQACVSVLLTMSYGVAAQRLRLIQESSINDMAGLGVKLFLPALIIINLGEQLQLGNALNYIPVLIWSILYTCASVGLAYFVSKGLKLPPWVTPACAFNNTTSLPLLLLQSLESVGSLKPIIKDGDTESKAISRAQSYFLLCAVVSKTIGYAVGPKLLQDGNESTNTEDQEADGTDPETQNGTTEHGQVDEETSLLPQRAIRHGAQRISSMLPKRIRQRLMAPFESPFADVAIGCTIIGVILGLVPQLHKAFFNKYEDGGIFNAWLTSSVKNIGKLFTTLQIFVVGCKLGVSFEKMKTSGDSGRMPLKAIGTIFLVRLVIWPALSISIVYGLAKKTNIVLTDPILWFSLMLMPAGPPALVISGLAELARISELEKMAIAKSLTAMYVLSPFICFSITGALKASQAALEQRNST; this is encoded by the exons ATGGCAGATGGGGGTATTGTCGTGCCGTTAGTGGGCGCCTTACAGGCCTGCGTCTCCGTTCTGCTGACCATGAGCTACGGAGTCGCAGCGCAAAGGTTACGATTGATTCAAGAGTCCTCGATCAATGATATGGCCGGATTGGGAGTCAAGCTGTTTCTCCCAGCTTTAATCATTATCAATCTAGGCGAACAGCTACAATTAGGAAACGCGCTGAACTACATCCCCGTTCTCA TTTGGTCCATTCTTTACACGTGTGCCTCGGTCGGCCTGGCATATTTTGTCTCTAAGGGATTGAAGCTTCCGCCTTGGGTGACGCCTGCCTGCGCATTTAACAACACGACCTCTCTGCCGCTCCTCTTGCTGCAATCGCTGGAAAGCGTGGGGAGTCTGAAACCGATTATTAAAGACGGCGATACCGAGTCTAAAGCCATCTCTCGTGCCCAGAGttactttcttctctgcgcTGTAGTCAGTAAAACGATCGGTTACGCCGTTGGTCCCAAGCTACTTCAGGATGGCAACGAGTCCACCAATACAGAGGATCAAGAAGCGGACGGCACAGATCCTGAAACCCAAAATGGCACCACTGAGCACGGCCAGGTCGACGAGGAGACATCCCTTCTTCCACAGCGGGC TATCCGGCACGGAGCCCAACGCATTTCATCTATGTTACCCAAGCGTATCCGACAGAGGCTCATGGCCCCGTTTGAGTCCCCATTTGCCGATGTGGCGATCGGATGCACTATTATCGGTGTGATCTTGGGTCTTGTGCCGCAGCTACATAAAGCGTTCTTCAATAAATACGAGGACGGCGGGATTTTCAACGCTTGGCTGACGTCGAGTGTCAAGAACATTGGCAAGTTGTTCACGACGCTCCAGATCTTTGTGGTGGGGTGTAAGCTGGGTGTCAGCTTTGAGAAGATGAAAACTAGTGGTGATTCGGGGCGAATGCCTTTGAAGGCGATTGGGACAATCTTTCTCGTTCGTTTGGTGATATGGCCTGC ACTCAGCATCTCTATTGTTTATGGCTTGGCTAAGAAGACCAATATTGTGTTAACTGATCCTATTCTCTGGTTTAGTTTGATGCTCATGCCGGCTGGACCTCCGGCGTTGGTCATATCCGGGCTGGCCGAGTTGGCTCGGATTtcagagctggagaagatggctatTGCCAAATCGTTAACT GCAATGTACGTGTTGTCGCCATTTATATGCTTCAGCATCACCGGCGCTCTGAAAGCGTCTCAAGCGGCACTGGAGCAGAGGAACTCTACATGA
- a CDS encoding oxygenase MpaB family protein (predicted protein) → MAQQRSTNAKICKCWGYTFEWIDGLHSSVEQLHSIMLNYDKLVDECLDRLDEISPPGSARTESTGSTDIKTPKRDLYSLLEKHAKDDPKLDELWSEINTVPDWVDWEQIKRGQEVFFRYGTPILNVLGFQSLLGGMGSPRVVETLARTGGFSADVVRRRLLETLQHILQVSLSLDSIKPGGKGHVSSVRVRLLHASVRRRVLSLVKNRPEYYDIKKYGIPINDLDCIATIHTFSTSVVFLGLPRQGIFLRNQEIEDYIALWRLVAFYMGTPTDCFETTAQARAMMESLSVSEIDPTDTGRILAQNIILGLEYTAPTYASKEYLEAMARKLNGDELSDSLNLPRPSLYYQALVYGQCILVMAACYGLRVFPMLDQAIIEPHNTFRETQGVPTSMVRCRDSGTARSSHCVPCWSGPVLRVYLWNQTASPNCCSGCIRPRCLLKETIWPSFV, encoded by the exons ATGGCCCAACAGAGGAGCACGAATGCGAAAATTTGCAAATGCTGGGGCTATACTTTTGAATGGATCGACGGCCTTCACTCTTCAGTGGAGCAGTTACACTCCATCATGCTCAACTATGACAAACTCGTAGATGAGTGCCTGGATCGCCTGGATGAGATCTCACCCCCAGGTAGTGCCCGTACAGAGAGCACGGGGAGCACTGACATTAAAACACCGAAGAGAGACCTCTACTCCCTGCTGGAGAAGCACGCAAAAGACGATCCAAAACTCGACGAACTGTGGTCTGAGATCAACACCGTCCCAGATTGGGTCGATTGGGAGCAGATCAAACGGGGGCAAGAAGTGTTCTTCCGCTATGGAACACCAATTCTTAATGTA CTCGGCTTTCAAAGCCTCCTCGGCGGCAT GGGTTCCCCCCGAGTTGTTGAGACCTTGGCCCGAACCGGAGGTTTCTCGGCGGACGTTGTACGGCGCAGGCTGCTAGAAACTCTGCAACACATTCTCCAGGTGTCCTTATCCTTGGACTCGATCAAGCCAGGAGGTAAAGGTCATGTCTCCTCCGTTCGCGTCCGGTTGCTACATGCGTCGGTCCGTCGGAGAGTGCTAAGCCTGGTCAAGAATAGACCCGAGTACTACGACATCAAGAAATACGGAATTCCTATCAACGACCTGGATTGCATTGCAACTATCCACACGTTCTCAACGAGCGTGGTCTTCCTTGGGCTTCCACGACAAGGTATCTTCCTAAGGAACCAGGAAATTGAGGACTATATTGCCCTTTGGAGACTTGTCGCGTTTTACATGGGCACACCAACCGACTGCTTCGAGACAACGGCTCAGGCACGAGCGATGATGGAGTCGCTTTCCGTGTCTGAAATAGACCCAACCGATACCGGCAGGATACTGGCGCAGAACATTATTCTTGGTCTTGAGTACACAGCCCCCACATATGCGTCAAAGGAATACCTCGAGGCTATGGCGAGAAAACTCAACGGTGACGAGCTATCTGATAGTCTTAACCTTCCGCGTCCCTCTTTATACTACCAAGCACTGGTGTATGGACAATGTATCCTGGTCATGGCTGCATGCTATGGACTTCGAGTGTTTCCGATGCTCGATCAAGCTATCATTGAG CCGCACAACACGTTTAGGGAAACGCAGGGTGTCCCAACCAGCATGGTTCGGTGTAGAGACTCTGGGACAGCTAGGTCTTCTCACTGCGTTCCTTGCTGGAGTGGCCCTGTTTTGCGGGTCTATCTCTGGAATCAAACTGCTAGCCCCAATTGTTGTTCCGGCTGCATTCGTCCCAGATGTTTATTGAAAGAAACGATCTGGCCAAGTTTTGTCTAG
- a CDS encoding H(+)-transporting V1 sector ATPase subunit A (vacuolar H+-ATPase V1 sector, subunit A), translating into MAPSGKGSQDEAHHGAVFSVSGPVVVAENMIGCAMYELCRVGKDQLVGEVIRLDGDKATIQVYEETDGVTVGDPVERTGKPLAVELGPGLMETIYDGIQRPLKAIFHQSKGIYIPRGITVNALDREKKWDFTPGQYKVGDHITGGDVWGSVFENSLLNDHKILLPPRARGTITRIAEAGSYTVEEKLLEIEFNGKKSEFGMMQTWPVRVPRPVNDKVPSDAPFIVGQRVLDSLFPSVQGGTVCIPGAFGCGKTVISQSVSKFSNSDIIVYVGCGERGNEMAEVLMDFPELSIEIDGRKEPIMKRTCLIANTSNMPVAAREASIYTGITIAEYFRDQGKNVAMMADSSSRWAEALRELSGRLGEMPADQGFPAYLGAKLASFYERAGKSVALGSPERIGSVSIVGAVSPPGGDFSDPVTTSTLGIVQVFWGLDKKLAQRKHFPSINTSMSYSKYTTVLDKFYEKNYPEFPRLRDQIRELLTKSEELDQVVQLVGKAALGDSDKIALDVAAMVKDDFLQQNGYSDYDQFCPLWKTEYMMKAFMGYHDEAQKAIAQGQNWAKVREATADIQTALRNMKFEVPENQQEVSEKYEKVLQTMSERFASVSDE; encoded by the exons ATGGCCCCCTCCGGAAAGGGCTCTCAAGACGAAGCCCACCATGGCGCCgtcttctccgtctccggTCCCGTCGTCGTGGCCGAGAACATGATCGGCTGTGCTATGTACGAATTG TGTCGTGTCGGAAAAGATCAGCTCGTCGGTGAAGTTATCCGTCTCGATGGCGATAAGGCCACTATTCAGGTCTACGAGGAAACTG ATGGTGTGACGGTCGGCGACCCTGTCGAGAGGACGGGTAAACCCCTAGCGGTGGAACTGGGTCCTGGTTTGATGGAAACGATCTACGACGGTATCCAACGCCCCCTGAAAGCGATCTTTCACCAGTCCAAAGGAATCTACATCCCCCGTGGTATCACTGTAAACGCGCTGGATCGCGAGAAGAAATGGGACTTCACGCCCGGTCAATACAAAGTGGGCGACCACATCACTGGTGGTGATGTCTGGGGTTCCGTGTTCGAGAACAGCTTGTTGAACGACCATAAGATCCTTCTCCCGCCCCGCGCTCGGGGTACCATTACCCGTATCGCAGAGGCTGGAAGCTACACAGTCGAGGAGAAACTTTTGGAGATCGAATTTAACGGCAAGAAGTCCGAGTTTGGTATGATGCAGACCTGGCCCGTCCGTGTACCCCGACCAGTCAACGATAAGGTTCCATCCGACGCACCCTTCATCGTCGGCCAGAGAGTGCTGGACTCTCTGTTCCCTAGTGTGCAGGGTGGTACTGTTTGTATTCCCGGTGCTTTCGGATGCGGTAAGACTGTCATTTCTCAGTCTGTATCCAAGTTCTCCAAcagtgatatcatcgtcTACGTTGGTTGTGGTGAGCGTGGTAACGAGATGGCTGAAGTGTTGATGGACTTCCCCGAG CTTTCGATCGAAATCGATGGTCGCAAAGAGCCTATCATGAAGCGTACATGTCTTATCGCCAATACATCCAACATGCCTGTCGCCGCGCGTGAGGCCTCCATTTACACCGGTATCACCATCGCCGAGTACTTCCGTGACCAGGGTAAGAACGTGGCTATGATGGCCGATTCCAGTTCTCGTTGGGCCGAGGCGCTTCGTGAACTTTCCGGTCGTCTGGGAGAGATGCCTGCAGACCAGGGTTTCCCCGCCTACCTGGGTGCCAAGCTCGCTTCCTTCTACGAACGTGCTGGAAAGAGTGTGGCTCTGGGAAGCCCTGAGAGAATTGGCAGTGTCAGTATTGTCGGTGCCGTCAGTCCCCCTGGTGGTGATTTCTCAGATCCTGTCACTACTAGTACCCTTGGTATCGTCCAGGTGTTCTGGGGTCTCGACAAGAAGCTGGCCCAGCGAAAgcatttcccttccatcAACACTTCGATGTCCTACAGCAAGTACACTACCGTCTTGGACAAATTCTACGAGAAGAACTACCCCGAGTTCCCCCGCCTGCGTGACCAGATTCGTGAGCTGTTGACCAAGTCCGAAGAACTGGACCAGGTCGTGCAGCTGGTCGGTAAGGCCGCCCTGGGTGATTCTGATAAGATCGCATTGGATGTGGCTGCCATGGTGAAGGATGATTTCCTTCAGCAAAACGGATACAGTGACTACGATCAGTTCTGCCCTCTGTGGAAGACGGAATACATGATGAAGGCCTTCATGGGCTACCATGACGAAGCGCAGAAGGCTATTGCTCAGGGTCAAAACTGGGCCAAGGTTCGCGAAGCCACTGCCGACATCCAGACTGCCCTGCGGAACATGAAGTTCGAGGTCCCGGAAAACCAACAAGAGGTCTCAGAGAAG TACGAGAAGGTTCTTCAGACCATGTCCGAGCGATTCGCGTCGGTGTCGGATGAGTAA
- a CDS encoding dynamin-like GTPase vpsA (vacuolar sorting protein VPS1, dynamin, and related proteins) translates to MMHIKQTLPDIKARISSSLQKYTAELSQLGDSMLGNSANIILNIITEFSNEYRTVLEGNNQELSSIELSGGARISFVFHELYSNGIKAVDPFDQVKDIDIRTILYNSSGSSPALFVGTTAFELIVKQQIKRLEDPSTKCISLVYDELVRILSQLLNKQLFRRYPMLKEKFHAVVISFFKKCMEPTNKLVRDLINMEACYINTGHPDFLNGHRAMTIVNERQAGSKPTQVDPKTGKPLPPRANSPSVDLGNTESGSGSGFFGSFWASKNKKKMAAMEAPPPTLKASASLSERESTEVEVIKLLITSYFNIVKRTMIDMVPKAIMYMLVQFTKDEMQRELLENMYRNNELDELLKESDYTVRRRKECQQMVESLSRASEIVSQVQ, encoded by the exons ATGATGCACATCAAGCAAACCCTGCCCGATATCAAAGCCCGGATTTCGTCCTCCCTTCAGAAGTATACCGCCGAACTTTCGCAGTTGGGAGATTCCATGCTCGGCAATAGCGCTAACATCATCCTGAACATCATCACGGAGTTCAGCAATGAGTATCGTACGGTGCTGGAGGGTAACAACCAGGAGCTGTCCAGCATTGAGTTGTCGGGTGGTGCTCGTATCAGCTTCGTGTTCCACGAACTTTACTCCAACGGTATCAAGGCGGTGGATCCTTTCGACCAGGTCAAGGATATTGATATCCGAACGATTCTCTACAACTCTTCGGGTTCATCGCCTGCGCTTTTCGTTGGAACCACCGCCTTCGAGTTGATCGTCAAGCAGCAGATCAAGAGACTCGAGGACCCCAGCACGAAGTGTATCTCCTTGGTGTATGACGAACTGGTCCGCATCCTATCACAGCTCCTGAACAAGCAGCTGTTCCGCAGGTATCCCatgctgaaggagaagttccACGCTGTGGtcatcagcttcttcaagaagtgCATGGAGCCGACCAACAAGCTTGTTCGCGACTTAATCAACATGGAGGCGTGCTACATCAACACCGGTCACCCTGATTTCTTGAACGGACACCGC GCCATGACCATTGTAAATGAGCGTCAAGCCGGCAGTAAGCCTACTCAGGTTGACCCGAAGACGGGCAAGCCTCTCCCTCCCCGGGCGAACAGCCCGTCGGTCGATCTCGGCAACACGGAAAGCGGCAGCGGctctggcttcttcggcagctTCTGGGCTtcgaagaacaagaagaagatggcggcCATGGAGGCCCCACCGCCAACCCTCAAGGCGTCGGCCTCTTTGTCTGAGCGCGAGAGCACCGAAGTCGAAGTCATCA AACTTCTCATTACGTCTTACTTTAACATCGTGAAGCGGACCATGATTGACATGGTCCCGAAGGCCATTATGTACATGCTTGTCCA ATTCACCAAGGATGAGATGCAGCGCGAACTCCTCGAGAACATGTACCGCAACAACGAACTAGACGAGCTCCTGAAGGAAAGCGACTACACGGTGCGGAGGCGCAAGGAGTGCCAACAGATGGTGGAGAGCCTGTCTCGCGCTAGCGAGATTGTCAGCCAAGTCCAGTAA